In the genome of Massilibacillus massiliensis, one region contains:
- a CDS encoding PTS system mannose/fructose/N-acetylgalactosamine-transporter subunit IIB, whose translation MAKISLIRVDFRLIHGQVVARWLKDTQATKIIIVNDNLSKDPVMSNIYRMAMPSDVKCSIVGIDRFIAAWNKNQLGEGKAIILFKDIPTTYATWEKGFPIEDLQIGGLGAGPGRKAVYLNMTLNEEDNELIKKMVEKVNVFFQATPEDKKMDYKSVNISF comes from the coding sequence ATGGCTAAAATTTCTTTAATTAGAGTTGATTTTCGATTAATTCATGGACAAGTCGTGGCAAGATGGTTGAAGGATACGCAAGCAACGAAGATTATTATCGTAAATGATAATTTATCAAAGGACCCTGTGATGAGTAATATTTATCGGATGGCAATGCCTTCAGATGTAAAATGCAGTATTGTGGGAATTGATCGTTTTATTGCAGCGTGGAATAAAAATCAATTGGGTGAAGGGAAAGCAATTATTTTATTTAAAGATATTCCTACCACTTACGCAACTTGGGAAAAAGGATTTCCGATTGAAGATTTGCAGATTGGCGGGTTAGGTGCAGGTCCTGGACGCAAAGCGGTGTATTTGAATATGACATTGAATGAAGAAGATAATGAATTGATTAAGAAGATGGTAGAAAAAGTAAACGTATTTTTCCAAGCGACGCCAGAAGATAAGAAAATGGATTATAAATCAGTTAATATAAGTTTCTAA
- a CDS encoding glycyl-radical enzyme activating protein yields MKPFNVFQVQRWSVHDGDGIRTTVFFKGCPLRCKWCANPESWLQKLEIMFYPQKCTQCGRCLAVCKHNAIVQRPDGKIHFVRENCVYCRKCLPVCLVGARKCIGESVTVDDVMHMIRKDCIFYQESGGGVTFSGGEPFMQSDTLRQLVKACQEIGIDTAVETSAYFDFKENRDIIAAFDTIFIDLKHMDDKAHRLLTGVSNQKILENIIEISKVHHNVILRVPIIAEVNATTENMHNMCQFLQAHTKVQQVELLPYHTLGQHKMEALGIDVEAYKTPAEADIRNLEAIIVSYGFTVIHF; encoded by the coding sequence ATGAAACCCTTTAATGTTTTTCAAGTGCAACGCTGGTCTGTTCATGATGGTGATGGAATTCGGACGACGGTGTTTTTTAAGGGATGTCCGCTGCGGTGTAAATGGTGTGCCAATCCGGAATCTTGGCTTCAGAAACTAGAGATTATGTTTTATCCACAGAAATGTACGCAATGCGGGCGTTGTCTAGCGGTGTGTAAGCATAATGCAATCGTGCAGCGGCCCGACGGAAAGATACACTTTGTGCGGGAAAACTGTGTGTATTGCCGTAAGTGTCTTCCTGTGTGCTTGGTCGGAGCTCGCAAGTGTATTGGGGAATCTGTTACAGTAGACGATGTTATGCATATGATTCGCAAAGATTGTATCTTTTATCAGGAATCTGGCGGCGGTGTCACTTTTTCGGGTGGTGAACCGTTCATGCAAAGTGATACTTTAAGACAGTTGGTAAAGGCGTGTCAGGAGATTGGAATAGATACAGCAGTAGAGACGAGTGCGTATTTTGATTTTAAGGAAAACCGCGATATTATCGCAGCGTTCGATACGATTTTTATTGATCTGAAGCATATGGATGATAAAGCGCATCGATTGCTGACCGGTGTCAGCAATCAAAAAATCTTAGAGAATATCATTGAAATTTCTAAAGTTCATCACAATGTGATCTTACGCGTTCCTATCATAGCAGAGGTCAATGCAACTACTGAAAATATGCACAATATGTGCCAATTTTTACAGGCGCATACGAAAGTGCAACAGGTTGAATTATTGCCGTATCATACGTTAGGGCAGCATAAAATGGAAGCGCTTGGAATCGATGTCGAGGCATATAAAACGCCAGCGGAAGCAGATATTAGAAATTTAGAAGCAATCATTGTTTCATACGGTTTTACTGTAATTCATTTTTAA
- a CDS encoding PTS system mannose/fructose/sorbose family transporter subunit IID, protein MANNKTAEIGLSKLDLEFAIFRWWIMSHLAYNYQRMQAGGFASMMGPLLKKLYPNDHDQVVAGLKRHMIFFNTEPRWGAVIHGIVIALEEQKAKGGDIDESTIIDLKSSLMGPLAGIGDTISGALYKPVILGICLGWAASGSIMGPIVFACAMLGYDYTITRLSIKKGYQLGTTAVTAILEGGLFKKLTTFFSIMGLFVLGIMVCKFITVDFAWAPVLGGKEIVIKDMMDKIVPKILPLAITVVSWQAIMRGYRVVTVLLALFVFALAGGALGLIK, encoded by the coding sequence ATGGCAAATAACAAAACAGCTGAAATCGGATTATCTAAACTGGATCTTGAATTTGCAATTTTCCGTTGGTGGATTATGAGCCATTTAGCCTATAATTATCAAAGAATGCAGGCGGGCGGGTTCGCATCTATGATGGGGCCGCTTCTGAAAAAATTATATCCAAATGATCACGATCAGGTTGTAGCTGGTTTAAAACGGCATATGATATTTTTTAATACAGAACCGCGCTGGGGTGCGGTGATTCATGGAATTGTTATTGCTTTGGAAGAACAAAAGGCAAAGGGCGGCGATATTGATGAATCGACGATCATCGATTTGAAATCGTCACTTATGGGACCACTTGCAGGGATTGGTGATACAATTTCTGGTGCGTTGTACAAACCAGTCATTCTCGGTATCTGTTTAGGCTGGGCAGCGTCAGGCAGTATTATGGGGCCGATTGTCTTTGCTTGTGCAATGCTTGGTTATGATTACACGATTACAAGACTTAGTATCAAAAAGGGTTATCAATTGGGGACGACTGCTGTTACTGCAATTTTAGAAGGTGGATTGTTTAAAAAGTTAACAACTTTCTTCTCAATTATGGGCTTGTTTGTTCTCGGGATTATGGTATGTAAATTCATTACAGTGGATTTTGCCTGGGCACCGGTTTTAGGTGGAAAAGAAATTGTAATTAAGGATATGATGGATAAAATCGTACCGAAAATATTGCCGCTTGCAATCACCGTTGTGAGCTGGCAGGCGATTATGCGAGGATACCGCGTCGTTACCGTGCTTTTAGCATTATTTGTTTTCGCTTTAGCCGGTGGTGCATTGGGGCTTATTAAA
- a CDS encoding glycyl radical protein produces MSQRIDKFKEIYVNTKPAISVQRAIAFTKSHQETEGEAVIIRRAKAFREVCKTIPVTIFDQEWIVGSIGEFRRNGIICPEYSWQWVDQEMDRFENRTQDPYLIDETAKKTLREDIFPYWKGKSLEETFLSRLNKKTAKLLIDTGIIDNDSKWRSAVGEVTADYQDLVFKKGFGGFKAEAQTKLDGIEPISKENIEKIEFYQSAILVCEGIITLANRYAEKALALAESEQDDERKQELLVIAAICQRVPENPPTTFAEAIQTVWFTQIGSILSENSLALNLGRFDQYMYPYYEADLKAGRITKERAQDLIDALWIKLSEWVWAISSNTAKFFAGYNSFQNLTVGGRRRDGRDGTNAISYMCLKASEHVKTHQPGLSVRIHPDCPPEFLMAVCKLIRVGTGFPAVHNDRVGSEMLMAAGLSPEDARDWSNCGCVVPHFRKVGEWTSAVNINFAAAIEYTLNRGQSNITDEIMGLETDLGILSSYEAVKEAFFAQLANLIKHSVIGSVTAQQIHAEMVPRPYLSMLVDGCMEKGKDLSRGGAIYNLGPVLTGIGVADAANSLAMIKKLVFEERKYTLIQIREAMKADWLGHEEMRKDAIACPKYGNDDDYVDTIAIEITDFYHNEIVGYKDFFGSPFNSAFMGISNYIPAGAVIGATPDGRKSGSPLTEGVSPHAGTDLTSPTAAMRSAAKINHDMHTGGTLLNVKFSPALLESERNLKNLASLIRAYFALGAFHVQFNVISTEILREAQADPEKYKDLLVRVAGYSTQFVNLSRDAQEAIIERTTYETL; encoded by the coding sequence ATGAGCCAAAGAATTGATAAATTTAAAGAGATTTATGTAAATACGAAGCCGGCGATTAGTGTACAAAGAGCGATTGCTTTTACAAAGTCGCATCAAGAAACGGAAGGAGAAGCTGTTATTATTAGAAGAGCAAAAGCCTTTCGTGAAGTTTGTAAAACGATTCCGGTCACAATTTTTGATCAAGAATGGATTGTCGGTTCAATTGGTGAGTTTAGACGCAACGGAATTATATGTCCGGAATATTCTTGGCAATGGGTAGATCAAGAGATGGATCGTTTTGAAAATCGTACCCAAGATCCGTATTTGATTGATGAAACAGCAAAAAAAACTTTAAGAGAAGATATTTTTCCTTATTGGAAAGGTAAGTCACTGGAAGAAACCTTTCTTTCACGCTTAAATAAGAAGACTGCAAAACTTCTGATTGATACAGGCATTATTGATAACGATTCAAAATGGCGCAGTGCAGTTGGTGAGGTTACTGCCGATTATCAAGATTTAGTATTTAAGAAAGGGTTTGGCGGATTTAAAGCTGAGGCGCAGACCAAATTAGATGGGATCGAGCCGATCTCGAAAGAAAATATTGAAAAAATCGAGTTTTATCAAAGTGCGATTCTTGTTTGTGAAGGAATCATCACACTGGCAAATCGGTATGCAGAAAAAGCGCTGGCTTTGGCTGAAAGTGAACAAGATGATGAAAGGAAGCAGGAACTTTTGGTGATTGCAGCCATTTGTCAGCGTGTTCCGGAGAATCCGCCGACTACGTTTGCAGAAGCAATCCAAACGGTTTGGTTTACGCAGATCGGCTCGATTCTTTCAGAGAATTCTTTGGCACTTAATTTAGGGCGTTTTGATCAGTATATGTACCCATATTATGAAGCAGACTTGAAAGCTGGGCGGATTACGAAAGAGCGTGCGCAGGACTTGATTGATGCGCTTTGGATCAAATTATCAGAATGGGTGTGGGCGATTTCCAGCAATACGGCAAAATTTTTTGCGGGATATAATTCTTTTCAAAATTTAACGGTAGGTGGCAGACGTCGTGATGGACGTGATGGAACGAATGCGATTTCTTATATGTGCTTGAAGGCAAGTGAGCATGTAAAAACACATCAACCGGGGCTGAGTGTGCGTATTCATCCGGATTGTCCGCCGGAGTTTTTGATGGCAGTTTGTAAATTAATTCGTGTAGGTACAGGATTTCCTGCGGTGCACAATGATCGTGTAGGTTCAGAAATGCTGATGGCGGCAGGGCTTTCCCCGGAAGATGCCCGTGATTGGAGCAATTGTGGTTGTGTTGTACCGCATTTTAGAAAAGTTGGCGAATGGACTTCGGCTGTTAATATTAATTTTGCTGCGGCAATTGAGTATACTTTGAATCGAGGTCAAAGCAATATCACTGATGAAATCATGGGATTAGAAACTGATCTGGGAATATTAAGCAGCTATGAGGCAGTAAAAGAGGCCTTTTTTGCGCAGTTGGCAAATCTGATCAAACATTCTGTAATCGGCAGTGTTACGGCGCAGCAAATTCATGCTGAGATGGTGCCGCGCCCATATCTGTCAATGCTAGTAGATGGATGTATGGAAAAAGGGAAAGATTTGAGCCGTGGCGGGGCAATCTATAATTTAGGGCCGGTTCTTACGGGAATTGGTGTTGCCGATGCTGCAAATTCGTTAGCAATGATAAAAAAATTGGTGTTTGAAGAAAGGAAATATACGTTAATACAAATTCGCGAAGCGATGAAAGCTGATTGGCTCGGGCATGAGGAAATGCGTAAAGATGCAATTGCTTGTCCGAAATACGGCAATGATGATGATTATGTTGATACAATTGCGATTGAGATTACAGATTTTTATCATAACGAAATCGTCGGGTATAAAGATTTCTTCGGCTCTCCTTTTAATTCAGCCTTTATGGGAATTTCTAATTATATTCCGGCCGGAGCTGTGATCGGTGCAACACCGGATGGCAGAAAATCTGGTTCACCGTTGACAGAAGGTGTATCTCCGCATGCTGGTACTGATTTGACCAGTCCTACAGCAGCAATGCGTTCGGCGGCAAAAATCAATCACGATATGCATACGGGAGGCACTTTGCTCAATGTTAAATTTTCGCCGGCACTATTAGAATCGGAGCGTAACCTTAAGAATCTTGCCTCACTGATTCGAGCGTATTTTGCATTGGGGGCGTTTCATGTACAGTTTAATGTAATCTCGACCGAAATTTTACGTGAAGCACAGGCAGATCCGGAAAAATACAAAGACCTATTGGTCCGTGTGGCAGGTTACAGTACGCAGTTTGTGAATTTATCACGGGATGCACAAGAAGCGATTATTGAGCGGACGACGTATGAAACCCTTTAA
- a CDS encoding sulfite exporter TauE/SafE family protein, which produces MEESRIIITAVMFFLLGSVVGAFGTLVGIGGGLILVPVFLWVFGYPAQQTIGTSLFIVLLNAISGTWAYIQQKKVFFHAAIRFGLATIPGAFLGSYIATYFTGATFSLTFGIFLVLMALVMYFKSSKEQAVHSFDPRTFRYNSLLGIVSSLGVGFISSILGVGGGIIHVPMMIYLLGFPTHVATATSTCVLALSSFVGVISHFILGHVLWVPGLFIGIGAIFGAQIGAKIASKTKPRAIITLLSLIVFIMGIKFIMSGITD; this is translated from the coding sequence ATGGAGGAGAGTCGTATTATTATAACAGCGGTTATGTTTTTTTTGCTTGGCAGTGTAGTGGGTGCTTTTGGTACTTTGGTAGGGATTGGCGGTGGGCTGATTTTAGTACCCGTGTTTTTGTGGGTGTTTGGTTATCCTGCACAGCAAACGATTGGCACATCACTATTTATTGTATTGTTAAATGCTATATCGGGGACTTGGGCTTATATTCAGCAGAAAAAAGTCTTTTTTCATGCGGCGATTCGATTTGGGTTGGCAACGATACCGGGGGCTTTTTTAGGCAGTTATATTGCAACGTATTTTACGGGTGCAACATTTAGTTTGACGTTTGGTATTTTTCTTGTACTTATGGCACTTGTCATGTATTTTAAGTCTTCAAAGGAACAAGCAGTGCATTCTTTTGATCCTAGGACTTTTCGTTATAACAGTCTTTTGGGAATTGTAAGCAGTCTTGGGGTTGGTTTTATTTCAAGTATTTTGGGCGTTGGCGGCGGTATTATTCATGTGCCAATGATGATTTATTTGCTTGGCTTTCCGACGCATGTGGCAACGGCGACCTCTACTTGTGTGCTTGCACTATCGAGTTTTGTCGGCGTAATTTCTCATTTTATATTAGGTCATGTTTTATGGGTGCCTGGTTTGTTTATCGGCATAGGTGCGATTTTTGGAGCGCAAATTGGTGCAAAAATTGCCAGTAAAACCAAACCGCGCGCGATTATTACTTTATTGTCATTGATTGTATTCATTATGGGGATTAAGTTTATTATGTCGGGAATCACAGACTAA
- a CDS encoding CidA/LrgA family protein, which produces MKILVQIGIVFLLVACADILSRLLPLAVPVSVIGILLLLACLMLNIIKINYIEDIANFFLHNMGFFFIAAGVSMIGKYTLIENILLQYAVITLISTLLTFAMTGIAVKLVLYLQNKMRKNKQHGTNH; this is translated from the coding sequence ATGAAAATATTGGTACAGATCGGCATTGTATTTTTATTGGTGGCTTGCGCTGATATTCTTTCACGCCTTTTGCCACTTGCTGTTCCAGTAAGCGTGATCGGCATTCTTCTCTTACTGGCTTGTTTGATGTTAAATATTATTAAAATAAATTATATTGAAGATATTGCAAATTTCTTTTTACACAATATGGGGTTCTTTTTTATTGCTGCCGGCGTATCTATGATTGGTAAGTATACTTTAATTGAAAACATCTTATTACAGTATGCGGTTATTACCTTAATTTCGACGTTGTTGACTTTCGCAATGACTGGAATTGCTGTAAAATTGGTACTGTATTTGCAAAATAAAATGAGGAAGAATAAGCAACATGGAACAAATCATTGA
- a CDS encoding bifunctional 4-hydroxy-2-oxoglutarate aldolase/2-dehydro-3-deoxy-phosphogluconate aldolase produces the protein MWKKLENLKSIYETGMIAIIRSDDAEDAYKIAEAAIAGGAKALEIPFAVPDVLQIIKRLTSKYSSQGIVIGVGTVLDAENASAALLAGAEMLVSSSFNEDMIRIANRYQAVTVSGAMSPTEISDSMAAGADIIKLFPADFYGPKYVKTLRAPMPTAALVPFGGVTPENVGEWLEAGCVAVGVGSYIAKAHKKDGDYGKVTQATQEFLAAIAKARQ, from the coding sequence ATGTGGAAAAAATTAGAGAATTTAAAATCAATCTATGAAACTGGAATGATTGCAATTATTCGGTCTGATGATGCCGAAGATGCTTATAAAATTGCTGAAGCGGCGATTGCCGGTGGAGCAAAGGCATTAGAGATTCCTTTTGCAGTTCCAGATGTATTGCAAATTATTAAAAGATTGACAAGTAAATATAGCAGTCAAGGAATTGTGATTGGTGTTGGTACGGTTTTAGATGCTGAAAACGCGAGTGCAGCTCTTTTAGCCGGTGCAGAAATGTTGGTAAGCTCAAGCTTTAATGAAGATATGATACGTATAGCGAATCGTTATCAGGCGGTTACTGTATCGGGTGCGATGTCTCCGACAGAGATCTCAGATTCTATGGCAGCTGGAGCAGATATCATTAAGTTATTCCCAGCAGATTTTTATGGTCCTAAATATGTAAAAACCTTACGTGCGCCAATGCCAACTGCAGCACTTGTACCTTTCGGCGGTGTAACCCCTGAAAATGTTGGTGAATGGCTAGAAGCTGGATGCGTTGCAGTTGGTGTGGGAAGTTATATTGCGAAGGCACATAAAAAAGATGGAGACTATGGCAAGGTAACGCAGGCAACGCAAGAATTTTTAGCAGCGATTGCCAAAGCTCGTCAATAA
- a CDS encoding PTS mannose/fructose/sorbose/N-acetylgalactosamine transporter subunit IIC gives MIEAIMIGILGWLQSSSNPLGWWLIREPIMAGFWVGVIYGQPIEGMIIGAAINVAFLGWNSTGGANPSDLYSAGLLGTAVAIQSNISTEQAVVMAVSIGVIGNYAWILFMSANSAIPSLQDKCAEKGDIKKLMILQAVPSQFVVILVRGIPAFLAAYYGPPVIEGLLAAIPAWGVAGFNTVGKVLPAVGIAMLLKYMARKDLLVFFGVGFAISAFTGMNNLLFAAFLGAAMGYVYISLQPEPANAGNQMHDEEDEI, from the coding sequence ATGATTGAAGCAATTATGATCGGGATTTTAGGCTGGCTGCAAAGTTCATCGAATCCACTGGGTTGGTGGCTGATTCGCGAGCCGATTATGGCAGGTTTTTGGGTCGGCGTTATTTATGGACAACCGATAGAGGGTATGATCATTGGTGCGGCGATTAATGTGGCATTTTTAGGTTGGAACAGCACAGGTGGAGCGAATCCGTCAGATTTGTATTCAGCTGGACTTTTGGGGACAGCCGTTGCAATTCAAAGTAATATTAGTACGGAACAGGCTGTTGTAATGGCAGTGTCGATCGGTGTTATTGGTAATTATGCATGGATTTTATTTATGTCGGCAAACTCGGCGATTCCTTCTTTGCAGGATAAATGTGCAGAAAAAGGCGATATAAAGAAACTGATGATTCTGCAAGCGGTTCCTTCGCAATTTGTTGTTATTTTAGTAAGAGGGATTCCGGCATTTTTGGCTGCTTATTATGGTCCGCCAGTGATTGAAGGTCTTCTTGCAGCGATTCCTGCTTGGGGGGTTGCAGGTTTTAATACCGTAGGTAAGGTATTACCGGCAGTTGGTATTGCAATGTTATTAAAATATATGGCACGTAAGGACTTATTGGTATTTTTCGGTGTAGGATTTGCAATTAGCGCATTTACGGGAATGAACAATTTATTGTTTGCTGCATTTTTAGGTGCTGCTATGGGATATGTGTATATTTCCTTGCAGCCAGAACCTGCAAATGCTGGTAACCAAATGCATGATGAGGAGGATGAAATATAA
- a CDS encoding PTS sugar transporter subunit IIA produces the protein MSEYQHAIPGILVITHGIFGEELIKSAEMIVGAQENVKALSLLPGMDPADLIIDVQTILDTMPEGSLIMSDLFGGTPSNVSAAVASQRKIAAVAGVNLCMLIEALSLRFSMRGEELAEAVIQSGKSGCKNILTELEIQKVEDDSI, from the coding sequence ATGTCAGAATATCAACATGCGATTCCAGGAATTCTTGTAATAACACACGGGATTTTTGGAGAGGAACTTATAAAGAGTGCTGAGATGATCGTCGGTGCCCAGGAAAATGTGAAAGCTTTGTCTTTGTTACCGGGAATGGATCCAGCGGATTTAATTATCGATGTGCAGACAATTTTAGATACGATGCCTGAAGGGTCATTGATCATGAGTGATTTGTTTGGCGGCACACCGTCCAATGTTTCGGCGGCCGTCGCAAGTCAGAGAAAAATTGCTGCCGTTGCCGGGGTAAACTTATGCATGCTGATTGAGGCACTTTCTTTACGCTTTAGTATGCGTGGTGAAGAGTTGGCAGAGGCTGTGATACAATCTGGAAAATCAGGTTGTAAAAATATTTTAACAGAGCTTGAAATTCAAAAAGTAGAAGACGATTCAATATAA
- a CDS encoding phosphoglycerate dehydrogenase → MKKKVLVGSRARSRSAEAMKILEAQGYELILNPYDRTLTEAELVDMIQGADGMIAGSDKVTAAVLAAGAPTLKIVAKQGVGYNTIDVDAAKEHGIDVTITPGANSKSVADLAVGMMLSIARNIPAMDRKIRDKGWYRHTGVELGGKVLGIVGMGNIGGEVAKRAYAFGMKILAYDVYPRQDFIEQYGVTYVSLDELFKEADFVSLHAPAIEETIGMVNKERLQGMKKTAFLINTARGELVVEADLYEALQSGVIAGAALDVHPREPLGDSPLLALENVILTAHAGAYTREAIVGAGVMAAEEVARVLSGQKAKYSVIK, encoded by the coding sequence ATGAAGAAAAAAGTTCTCGTTGGATCGAGAGCGAGATCAAGGTCCGCAGAAGCAATGAAAATTCTAGAAGCGCAAGGCTATGAATTGATTTTGAATCCTTATGACCGCACATTAACAGAAGCTGAGTTGGTCGATATGATACAAGGTGCGGATGGAATGATCGCGGGAAGTGATAAGGTAACTGCCGCAGTTTTGGCTGCTGGCGCACCTACGCTTAAAATTGTTGCAAAACAGGGTGTTGGGTATAATACAATCGATGTTGATGCGGCAAAAGAGCATGGCATTGATGTTACGATTACACCGGGGGCGAATAGTAAATCTGTTGCGGATTTGGCTGTGGGCATGATGTTGTCTATCGCAAGAAATATTCCGGCAATGGATCGCAAAATCAGAGATAAAGGCTGGTATCGTCATACAGGCGTAGAGCTTGGAGGCAAAGTGCTTGGAATCGTCGGAATGGGAAATATCGGCGGTGAAGTTGCGAAAAGGGCGTATGCGTTTGGAATGAAAATTTTAGCGTATGATGTATATCCTCGTCAGGACTTTATTGAACAGTATGGTGTAACGTATGTTTCCTTAGATGAACTTTTTAAAGAAGCAGATTTTGTTTCTTTGCATGCACCGGCAATCGAAGAGACCATCGGCATGGTGAATAAAGAACGATTACAGGGCATGAAAAAGACTGCATTTCTCATCAATACGGCGCGTGGGGAGCTTGTTGTGGAGGCAGATTTATATGAGGCGCTGCAATCGGGCGTGATTGCCGGTGCGGCACTAGATGTACATCCGCGTGAACCATTGGGAGATTCTCCGTTGTTGGCATTAGAAAATGTTATTTTAACAGCGCATGCTGGTGCATATACCAGAGAAGCGATTGTTGGAGCTGGTGTAATGGCAGCAGAAGAAGTTGCAAGGGTTTTGTCGGGGCAGAAGGCTAAATATTCTGTGATAAAATGA
- a CDS encoding LrgB family protein: MEQIIDSPMLPIAIVGICIFAYQIGIYIYQKTKLQLLNPLFIAIVFIVCGMQLFDISLDTFNKGGTILNVLLCPATIMFALPMYKQRKTIRRNIVPIFVGSAVGSITSMYSIYMLCSFMGVDQQVAVSMVPKTTTAAIAMDISSILGGIPALTVASVICTGILGTMLIPFALKFFRIQHSIAIGIAIGTSSHALGSAKAVEIGETEGALAGIAVVVTGLVSVVIALGISMFA, encoded by the coding sequence ATGGAACAAATCATTGATAGCCCAATGTTACCAATTGCCATTGTGGGAATTTGTATTTTCGCATATCAAATCGGAATCTATATTTATCAGAAAACAAAACTGCAATTATTAAATCCGTTATTTATTGCCATTGTATTTATTGTTTGTGGTATGCAGCTGTTTGATATCTCTTTGGATACATTTAATAAGGGCGGAACAATTCTTAATGTTTTATTGTGCCCGGCTACGATTATGTTTGCTTTACCTATGTATAAGCAGCGTAAAACGATTCGTAGAAATATTGTACCGATTTTTGTTGGTAGTGCTGTTGGGTCTATCACAAGTATGTACAGTATTTATATGTTGTGTTCTTTTATGGGGGTTGATCAGCAGGTAGCTGTTTCCATGGTGCCGAAAACGACGACAGCGGCGATTGCTATGGATATATCGAGTATTTTAGGCGGTATTCCGGCATTAACCGTTGCATCCGTCATTTGTACGGGGATATTAGGCACGATGCTGATACCGTTTGCGTTGAAATTCTTTCGAATACAGCATAGTATTGCCATAGGAATTGCGATTGGAACATCAAGTCATGCTTTGGGCAGTGCAAAAGCAGTAGAAATTGGTGAAACTGAAGGTGCATTAGCCGGAATTGCTGTTGTTGTAACAGGTCTAGTTTCAGTTGTTATTGCCTTAGGAATTTCCATGTTTGCATAG
- a CDS encoding GntR family transcriptional regulator: protein MKTNYFKTTDKLGRMTIPLKVGNQLRQLILSGELLGGTPLKQEELALQFNVSMSALREALKTLESEGLVKFYPNRGAVVTELSAEEAQEIFQIRILLELGALEFALPQIEEEDLEKAERILALLEKEENFDRWSELNCLFHEHLYEASGKTRLLDMIRVLHNNVERYMRLYLKEMHYQDQSQTEHRSLLEACKQRDIKKAKKLLKTHMEYASKMLSKYLLNSEK from the coding sequence ATGAAAACAAATTATTTTAAAACAACAGATAAATTGGGAAGAATGACGATACCGTTAAAAGTTGGGAATCAATTGCGGCAGCTTATCTTGTCAGGTGAACTGCTCGGGGGAACTCCTTTAAAGCAAGAAGAACTTGCATTGCAGTTTAACGTGAGTATGAGTGCGCTGAGAGAGGCATTGAAGACGTTGGAATCCGAAGGGTTGGTAAAGTTTTATCCGAATCGAGGTGCCGTTGTAACTGAGCTGTCGGCTGAGGAAGCACAGGAGATTTTTCAAATTCGAATTTTGTTGGAACTTGGTGCATTGGAATTTGCATTGCCACAGATCGAAGAAGAAGATTTAGAAAAAGCCGAGAGGATTTTGGCATTGCTAGAGAAGGAGGAAAATTTTGATCGATGGAGTGAACTTAACTGCTTGTTTCACGAGCATCTTTATGAAGCTTCAGGGAAAACGAGATTACTGGATATGATTCGTGTGTTGCATAATAATGTGGAACGTTATATGCGCCTTTACTTAAAAGAAATGCATTACCAAGATCAATCGCAAACGGAGCATCGATCGCTGTTAGAGGCCTGTAAGCAAAGGGATATAAAAAAAGCGAAGAAGTTATTAAAAACGCATATGGAATACGCAAGTAAAATGCTTAGTAAATATTTGTTAAACAGCGAAAAATAA